Proteins found in one Stigmatella erecta genomic segment:
- the mobA gene encoding molybdenum cofactor guanylyltransferase — protein MGPYPDVTWAVIAGGQARRLSGVPKGLLVFEGRAVLERLLALSPLFAETLLVANHPEPYARFGLRTVADAVPGKGAPGGIHAALGAARTEWVMAVACDMPFVAPAAVQVLMDARGSGVDAVAFTVEGRVEPLLAVYRASLAAPWGGILARDNPSLRGLLAGVRARLLPEDALRAVDPQLRSRVSVNTPEDLARLGLTWPAAPGAGTR, from the coding sequence ATGGGCCCGTATCCGGATGTCACCTGGGCGGTGATCGCGGGCGGCCAGGCCCGGCGGCTGTCGGGCGTGCCCAAGGGGCTCCTCGTGTTCGAGGGCCGCGCGGTGCTGGAGCGGCTGCTCGCGCTGTCCCCGCTGTTCGCGGAGACGCTGCTGGTGGCCAACCACCCGGAGCCCTATGCGCGCTTCGGGCTGCGCACGGTGGCGGATGCCGTGCCGGGCAAGGGCGCGCCCGGAGGGATTCACGCGGCGCTCGGCGCGGCCCGCACGGAGTGGGTGATGGCGGTGGCGTGCGACATGCCCTTCGTGGCCCCGGCCGCCGTGCAGGTGCTGATGGACGCGCGCGGCTCCGGGGTGGACGCGGTGGCCTTCACGGTGGAGGGGCGGGTGGAGCCGCTGCTGGCGGTCTACCGGGCCTCGCTCGCCGCCCCTTGGGGAGGGATTCTCGCGCGGGACAACCCCTCCCTGCGTGGCCTGCTCGCGGGCGTCCGCGCCCGGCTCCTGCCCGAGGATGCCCTGCGCGCGGTGGATCCGCAGCTGCGCTCGCGGGTGAGCGTGAACACCCCCGAGGACCTGGCGCGCTTGGGCCTCACGTG